From the genome of Colwellia psychrerythraea 34H, one region includes:
- a CDS encoding asparagine synthase family protein, translated as MNWSGLMPHVKTGFSGWIKCQTFDELEVQEAASNWQSEMFFFESTSTVSYKSVGNDWFIFAQGLSEIEFEDICNKVINESIFNDADINEKTLFSDIKKEITNLLLPGAIVFAIQAKLGRVVVLRDACGFLPIYYHFSQNTLVFSSNLETVRKNTQFSGVNTDKINEMLVYAHRTGKRTLWQNLNAISPGGVSVFTQDQLVVHQWLLTEKSQYSPELKSKFKSMTESAVLLEIKKAMDKALEPLENEPHVSVPCGGGVDSSFLGAYLAQRGQDVTFWCINQPDAPVSEDEWMKPLSKQLKIPCEYANLNKQVFLDNFLDRMEQSHQPMTGPNSVGGIYARKLALEAGDKVFISGEGADTVFGGLSPFARLMPMVRLFRMLSKLPKRLRMQLDRGIISEAAWVMDISQVAPTEDISRIAMGDMERAELLAEVLDFPKGDSAIERYADIFSWIQIKEVPTGLNHIFFEKDEFEGGVTHYPFAHEALINLGLHLPYKYKVNEGHKKWLWRKFTSEYIGHDVAFRKKYAFPTLTHIWLEPSAKLLKGGFLQDLLCANVSSVFESLPKSDPARWTLLNIELWGRLHCLGQSKEQLLNTMMSA; from the coding sequence ATGAACTGGTCAGGGCTTATGCCACATGTAAAAACAGGTTTTTCAGGTTGGATAAAATGCCAAACATTTGATGAACTTGAGGTGCAAGAAGCTGCTTCAAACTGGCAAAGCGAAATGTTTTTCTTTGAATCTACGTCTACTGTTTCTTATAAGTCAGTGGGTAATGATTGGTTTATTTTTGCTCAAGGGCTCAGCGAAATTGAATTTGAAGACATATGTAACAAAGTTATCAATGAGTCTATTTTTAATGATGCTGATATAAACGAAAAAACACTTTTTTCCGATATAAAAAAAGAAATAACCAACCTACTTTTACCCGGCGCAATCGTTTTTGCCATTCAAGCAAAACTAGGCCGAGTTGTGGTGCTTCGTGACGCATGCGGGTTTCTTCCTATTTATTATCACTTTAGTCAAAATACTTTAGTGTTTTCTTCTAATTTAGAAACCGTACGCAAAAACACACAATTTAGTGGTGTTAACACCGATAAAATAAATGAAATGCTTGTTTATGCCCATAGAACAGGCAAACGAACTTTATGGCAAAACCTCAATGCTATTTCCCCAGGTGGTGTCAGTGTTTTTACACAAGATCAACTTGTCGTTCATCAGTGGTTACTTACTGAAAAATCTCAATATAGCCCTGAATTGAAGTCAAAATTTAAATCAATGACAGAATCAGCAGTCTTGTTAGAAATAAAAAAGGCGATGGACAAAGCACTAGAACCTTTAGAAAATGAACCACATGTTTCTGTTCCTTGTGGTGGAGGGGTTGACTCTTCATTTCTTGGTGCTTATTTAGCCCAACGGGGGCAAGACGTTACCTTTTGGTGCATTAACCAACCCGACGCTCCTGTGAGTGAAGACGAATGGATGAAACCATTATCTAAGCAACTCAAGATTCCTTGTGAGTATGCAAACTTAAATAAACAGGTTTTTTTAGATAACTTTCTAGACAGAATGGAGCAATCTCATCAACCAATGACAGGCCCAAATTCTGTTGGCGGGATTTACGCAAGAAAACTAGCACTAGAAGCTGGTGATAAAGTTTTCATTTCCGGAGAAGGAGCCGACACCGTTTTTGGTGGACTATCACCCTTTGCTCGATTAATGCCAATGGTGCGTTTATTTCGAATGTTATCGAAACTACCGAAAAGATTAAGAATGCAATTAGATCGTGGCATTATCTCAGAAGCGGCCTGGGTTATGGACATTTCTCAAGTAGCCCCTACAGAAGATATTTCCAGAATAGCAATGGGCGATATGGAACGCGCTGAACTGTTAGCCGAAGTACTAGACTTTCCAAAAGGTGATAGTGCTATTGAGCGTTATGCCGATATTTTTAGTTGGATCCAAATAAAAGAAGTACCCACTGGCTTAAACCATATATTCTTTGAAAAAGACGAATTCGAAGGTGGTGTTACCCATTATCCTTTTGCTCACGAAGCCCTAATCAACTTAGGCTTACACCTTCCCTATAAATATAAAGTCAATGAAGGACACAAAAAATGGCTCTGGCGTAAGTTCACCAGTGAATATATTGGGCATGATGTTGCCTTTAGAAAGAAATATGCCTTTCCAACGCTCACTCATATTTGGTTAGAGCCTTCGGCAAAATTATTAAAAGGTGGTTTTTTACAAGATTTATTATGCGCAAATGTTTCCAGTGTGTTCGAATCTTTACCTAAATCAGACCCCGCAAGATGGACGTTACTAAATATCGAGTTATGGGGAAGATTACATTGCTTAGGGCAAAGTAAAGAACAGTTATTAAATACCATGATGAGTGCTTAA
- a CDS encoding glycosyltransferase codes for MAKSSNSLYVIHLIPSLEVGGMERLVSDLAIGRTTGKTSILCLNTLGALGEQIENDISIEVLNIPNNLLIATFLVYKRLKKLKPDVIHCHNLQAHFFGGICAKLLPKTRVVLTKHGQHIPTSGLTTKINYFTLQKSKIIGVSADITQIMQQWIAKNKSPIEYIANGVSLTAFKEQIPKELAKEKLSISQSTFCVGIVARLSEPKDHLLLIDAIAAISKTFPDIKLIIVGGGPLQNKIETYIKANHLENIVTMLGERKDIANILNALDVFALTSSSEGIPMTILEAMAANLPVIATNVGGIPQVVLNNETGILVENKDKAGLITAIESFIKSPKKLTEYGKQGRLLLESNYSINQAIEKYECIYLN; via the coding sequence ATGGCTAAGAGTAGTAACAGCCTTTATGTAATTCATTTAATACCTTCTTTGGAAGTTGGCGGTATGGAACGCTTAGTATCTGATTTAGCCATAGGCCGAACAACAGGTAAAACCTCTATTTTATGTTTAAATACCTTAGGCGCGCTTGGAGAGCAAATAGAGAATGACATTTCAATTGAGGTGTTAAACATACCAAATAACTTATTGATCGCGACATTTTTAGTGTATAAAAGGCTTAAAAAACTTAAACCAGATGTTATTCATTGCCATAATTTGCAAGCACATTTTTTTGGCGGAATTTGCGCAAAGTTACTTCCTAAAACCCGGGTAGTATTAACTAAGCACGGCCAGCACATTCCTACTTCAGGCTTAACCACAAAAATCAATTATTTTACTTTACAAAAAAGTAAAATAATTGGTGTTTCTGCTGATATAACCCAGATAATGCAACAATGGATCGCCAAAAATAAGTCACCCATTGAGTATATTGCTAACGGTGTATCGTTAACCGCTTTTAAAGAACAAATTCCTAAAGAGCTTGCAAAGGAAAAGCTTAGTATTAGCCAAAGCACGTTTTGTGTAGGCATTGTTGCTCGCCTTTCTGAGCCTAAAGATCATTTGTTATTAATAGATGCTATTGCGGCTATATCTAAAACCTTTCCAGATATTAAGTTAATTATTGTTGGTGGCGGACCACTTCAGAATAAAATAGAAACTTATATTAAGGCTAACCACCTTGAAAACATAGTTACTATGTTAGGAGAAAGAAAAGACATCGCGAACATTCTAAACGCATTAGATGTGTTTGCCTTAACCTCTTCTTCAGAAGGTATACCCATGACCATTCTGGAAGCGATGGCAGCAAACTTACCTGTTATTGCAACAAATGTAGGTGGAATACCACAGGTTGTTCTTAATAACGAAACCGGAATATTAGTTGAAAACAAAGATAAAGCGGGCTTAATTACAGCAATAGAAAGCTTTATTAAAAGCCCTAAAAAATTGACCGAATATGGTAAACAAGGGCGTTTATTATTAGAAAGCAATTATTCAATTAATCAAGCCATTGAGAAATATGAATGTATTTATCTTAACTAA
- a CDS encoding acyltransferase family protein, giving the protein MFGSLRTLWAIMVVVGHIFWVSDFGRFAVFGFYILSGYLMTYVMQNSYGYAHSSKIKFAKNRFLRLFPAYWLACATTILLILLFDLSEDGKYAIMFIPDTIISIFGNFTLIFPHWMPNQIEPRLSPATWALTVELFFYTAIALGASKTINRTYIWVALSLAFILATYALDLFWHARYFSIPAGSLPFSLGALIFFLVKDNKTKFIPPVLVNYPLTLFGTMLAIAIFVSITITKGLPLWAMEILFYCSLIISFLLVLSLAMGKPFTSFIPKALDKKLGDFSYPFYLLHYQAAAIASYTIFGQVTVFKGSITINSVLLTFAVLFLLSLIIIKWVDNPIEKLRTKIKNAKRQDKPINQVQSGENT; this is encoded by the coding sequence ATGTTCGGATCTTTAAGAACCCTTTGGGCCATTATGGTTGTTGTTGGCCATATATTTTGGGTAAGCGATTTTGGAAGGTTTGCTGTTTTTGGCTTCTATATTTTAAGTGGTTACTTAATGACATATGTCATGCAAAACAGCTATGGCTACGCTCATTCCTCAAAAATAAAATTTGCGAAAAATAGATTTTTGCGATTATTTCCAGCTTATTGGCTTGCATGTGCCACTACTATTTTATTAATACTTTTATTTGACCTTTCAGAAGATGGGAAATACGCCATCATGTTTATTCCTGACACTATAATATCCATATTTGGTAATTTTACTTTAATTTTTCCTCATTGGATGCCAAACCAGATTGAACCTAGATTATCTCCAGCCACTTGGGCTTTAACAGTAGAATTATTTTTTTATACGGCAATAGCCTTGGGCGCTTCAAAAACCATAAACAGAACATATATTTGGGTGGCACTTTCATTAGCATTTATTTTAGCCACATATGCCTTAGATTTATTTTGGCATGCAAGATATTTTTCGATACCCGCTGGTTCTCTCCCCTTCTCGCTCGGTGCACTTATATTCTTTCTTGTAAAAGATAATAAAACTAAATTTATCCCTCCTGTTTTGGTTAACTACCCACTTACGTTATTTGGAACCATGCTTGCTATAGCCATATTTGTATCAATTACAATTACAAAAGGTTTGCCTTTGTGGGCAATGGAAATATTATTTTATTGCAGCTTAATCATTAGCTTCTTGCTTGTACTTTCCTTAGCGATGGGGAAACCATTCACTTCGTTTATCCCTAAAGCTTTAGATAAAAAACTTGGAGATTTTTCTTATCCTTTTTATTTACTACATTATCAGGCGGCGGCAATAGCCAGTTATACAATCTTTGGACAAGTAACAGTGTTTAAAGGAAGCATAACAATCAATTCTGTTTTATTAACTTTTGCCGTTTTATTCTTACTTTCTTTAATTATTATCAAATGGGTAGATAACCCTATAGAAAAATTAAGAACAAAAATTAAAAATGCTAAACGCCAGGATAAACCAATCAATCAAGTGCAATCAGGTGAGAATACATAA
- a CDS encoding GNAT family N-acetyltransferase produces MADKITWAELTKIEQLLKIIPQWEKLIKIQTTSKIFNSTSWVASWLETFWQKNWQLNVLIAWCDDELIAIVPLYYQQNNSILPMKVLYPLGQGEAEAQEISTEYTDILINEKFQEHLLPKIQQWILNLKADQLHWHALLHNSSTRNILADYEQTKSNEATRYIVNGLNWSLENLSKNMRSRYRRGLNQLDKLNATIDWVEQSDFDQYWQLMKKLHQKRWQGKNAKGAFCSDEFNQFHAKFREKSPKNIAMSAIWVNDTPIAIHYYFSDATTLYFYQSGWNESEYSHLSPGLILHLWTIENNNKPYYDFMMGKKKDSYKAKFATLQQPMYNITLTFSPIKLLFYSVFEKIKVKYLSA; encoded by the coding sequence GTGGCGGATAAAATCACTTGGGCTGAGCTAACTAAAATAGAACAACTCTTAAAAATAATTCCTCAATGGGAAAAATTAATTAAAATTCAAACGACAAGCAAAATATTTAATTCTACTTCTTGGGTTGCCTCTTGGCTTGAAACGTTCTGGCAAAAAAACTGGCAACTAAATGTTTTAATTGCTTGGTGTGATGATGAGTTGATTGCAATTGTACCTCTTTATTACCAACAAAATAATTCAATACTTCCAATGAAAGTACTTTATCCTTTAGGTCAAGGCGAAGCTGAAGCACAAGAAATATCAACCGAATATACTGACATTCTAATTAACGAAAAATTTCAAGAACACTTATTACCCAAAATTCAACAATGGATATTGAATTTAAAAGCTGACCAACTACATTGGCATGCATTACTCCATAATAGCTCTACTAGAAACATTCTCGCTGATTATGAACAAACAAAGTCTAATGAGGCCACCCGCTACATTGTTAATGGCTTAAACTGGTCACTTGAAAATCTATCTAAAAATATGCGTTCTCGTTATAGAAGAGGCTTAAACCAATTAGACAAATTAAATGCAACGATTGACTGGGTTGAACAAAGCGACTTTGACCAGTATTGGCAACTGATGAAAAAATTACACCAAAAAAGGTGGCAAGGTAAGAATGCAAAGGGCGCTTTCTGTAGCGATGAATTCAATCAATTTCATGCAAAGTTTCGAGAAAAGTCACCTAAAAATATCGCCATGAGTGCCATATGGGTTAACGATACCCCCATAGCGATACATTATTATTTTTCAGACGCTACCACATTATACTTTTATCAGTCAGGCTGGAACGAAAGCGAGTACTCACATTTGTCACCCGGATTAATACTGCATTTATGGACCATAGAGAATAATAACAAACCTTATTACGATTTCATGATGGGCAAAAAAAAAGACAGTTATAAGGCTAAATTTGCTACCCTACAACAGCCTATGTACAATATAACATTAACTTTTAGCCCCATTAAGCTATTGTTCTATAGCGTTTTTGAAAAAATTAAAGTTAAGTATCTTAGCGCTTAA
- a CDS encoding O-antigen ligase family protein, with amino-acid sequence MARQFPEQENTDSTFAFFFLVLYTASVLIRPHEMFLSSVEWITIKVFAIIAFIATIAAQRPLKLYSQHWMLLGLIPLIVVSGFLNGSGMDGVEQARKLFISAIIPLFLYSSCITSIKRQHILMLICIVAALFMVHNGHTQQTGYLGYGWALDTHSVGYLSLGEKRITYLGFFNDPNDLGMFLVMNIPFTLYFYTKGNFLTKVTMLAALTALGYGIYLTGSRGTMLGVGALLGIYWLVMSAGPKLFIAAAILSPIAATVITSLQSNIDSSIDGRLEAWYAGILMLISNPIFGVGTGNFMEEHERVAHNSYIHIAGELGIPGYSLWGGALVFTALVGYLFIIKTQSPEEYNTECKNELALNKTLFFSMIGFMITAFFLSRSFTLLLFIFMGMTIASHVRLIKLMPELSTIFSKANAIKSMGYCWVIIVAVYISLKMGL; translated from the coding sequence ATGGCTCGACAATTCCCTGAACAAGAAAACACTGATTCCACTTTTGCTTTTTTCTTCTTAGTGTTATATACCGCATCAGTATTGATACGACCGCACGAAATGTTTCTCTCTAGTGTGGAATGGATCACTATCAAAGTGTTTGCCATCATCGCCTTCATCGCCACTATTGCAGCACAACGTCCCCTAAAGCTTTATTCACAGCACTGGATGCTATTAGGTTTAATCCCCCTCATCGTCGTTTCAGGATTTTTGAATGGCTCGGGTATGGATGGTGTTGAACAGGCACGAAAGTTATTTATTAGCGCTATAATTCCTCTTTTTTTATATAGCAGCTGTATTACCAGCATCAAACGTCAACATATTCTAATGCTAATATGTATTGTTGCTGCACTTTTTATGGTTCACAATGGCCACACTCAACAAACTGGCTATTTAGGTTATGGCTGGGCTTTAGATACCCATTCGGTTGGTTACCTTAGTTTAGGCGAAAAAAGAATTACTTATTTAGGTTTCTTTAACGATCCCAATGACCTTGGCATGTTTCTGGTGATGAATATCCCCTTTACTTTATACTTTTATACAAAAGGTAACTTCTTAACAAAGGTCACCATGCTTGCCGCACTTACTGCTTTAGGCTATGGCATTTATTTAACCGGCTCTCGAGGAACCATGTTAGGAGTAGGCGCTTTACTTGGGATTTATTGGCTCGTTATGAGCGCAGGTCCAAAATTATTTATTGCGGCAGCAATTTTATCGCCAATTGCAGCAACGGTTATCACGTCTTTGCAAAGTAATATTGATTCTTCAATAGACGGACGCTTAGAAGCTTGGTACGCGGGAATATTGATGTTGATATCTAATCCAATATTCGGCGTGGGTACAGGGAACTTTATGGAGGAACACGAAAGAGTTGCCCATAACTCTTATATCCACATTGCTGGTGAGCTTGGAATTCCAGGTTACTCTTTATGGGGTGGAGCGCTTGTATTTACAGCTTTAGTGGGTTACTTATTTATAATAAAAACACAATCACCAGAAGAGTACAATACTGAATGCAAAAATGAATTAGCCTTAAATAAAACTTTATTTTTCTCAATGATAGGTTTTATGATTACAGCTTTTTTCTTGAGTCGCTCTTTTACATTATTACTATTTATATTTATGGGAATGACTATTGCGTCACATGTTCGTTTAATCAAGTTAATGCCTGAACTTAGCACTATTTTCAGTAAAGCTAATGCAATAAAGTCAATGGGGTATTGCTGGGTCATTATAGTTGCTGTGTATATTTCTTTGAAAATGGGATTGTAA
- a CDS encoding acyltransferase family protein: MEHQTRHIQYLDGWRGIAIFLVLLSHFFHINFMDAGRLGVDIFFVLSGTLMGNILFIKKTDLRTFYIRRFSRVIPVFLVFVLVLFSIYWLLGDTTPTEHIFPTLFFLRTYFPSDISIYQSTIPIGHLWSLNVEEHAYVIMSFITLFVINLRKSSLNLIALAVISQLVFLLYSTNILTQPVNAEIRTEAALSFIFYAAGYRVFLESKLIKVHPALPLVTFIVAVTCYLNIMPWWSSFFSPILLAFTVNHLKDTSNAIQKFLSTRLLTQLGLYSFSIYLWQQPLYKIQDKLPIGVALLLAIFVGIASYYVIEDPMRKFINKKWAPNKKIDSAKNSLAL, encoded by the coding sequence TTGGAGCATCAGACTAGACATATTCAATATTTAGATGGCTGGCGTGGAATTGCCATTTTTTTAGTGTTGCTATCGCATTTTTTTCATATTAATTTTATGGATGCTGGTCGTTTAGGCGTTGATATATTTTTTGTCCTTTCCGGCACCTTAATGGGTAACATTCTCTTTATTAAAAAAACTGATCTAAGAACATTTTATATCAGACGGTTTTCAAGAGTTATTCCAGTTTTTCTCGTCTTTGTATTGGTACTGTTTAGCATATACTGGCTCTTGGGTGATACCACACCAACAGAGCATATATTCCCCACACTGTTTTTTTTACGCACCTATTTTCCTAGCGACATTAGTATATATCAATCAACTATACCTATAGGACACCTATGGTCGCTCAATGTTGAAGAACATGCTTATGTCATAATGAGTTTTATCACTTTATTTGTAATCAACCTTAGAAAGTCTTCTTTGAACTTAATTGCTTTAGCAGTGATTTCACAGTTAGTTTTCTTGCTCTACTCTACCAATATATTAACTCAGCCCGTTAACGCTGAAATTAGAACTGAAGCAGCACTTTCATTTATCTTCTACGCTGCAGGTTATCGAGTCTTTCTTGAATCGAAACTTATCAAAGTTCACCCCGCACTACCTTTGGTCACATTTATTGTAGCGGTAACCTGCTATCTAAACATAATGCCTTGGTGGAGTAGTTTTTTCTCTCCTATATTATTAGCATTCACCGTTAATCACCTTAAAGACACTTCAAATGCAATTCAAAAATTTTTAAGTACACGTCTATTAACACAATTAGGCCTATACTCTTTTTCGATATATTTATGGCAACAACCTCTGTACAAAATTCAAGATAAACTACCTATCGGCGTAGCATTGTTATTAGCCATTTTTGTAGGTATAGCATCATATTATGTTATTGAAGATCCGATGCGAAAATTCATCAATAAAAAATGGGCGCCCAATAAAAAAATTGATAGTGCTAAAAACTCTTTGGCACTATAG